In one Conger conger chromosome 5, fConCon1.1, whole genome shotgun sequence genomic region, the following are encoded:
- the LOC133128265 gene encoding trace amine-associated receptor 4-like yields the protein MLNLTGDPAVMQYCFPQLKGSCPRSQTMVLIKVAIYIFLAFIILMTVCGNLLVIISISHFRQLHSPTNLLILSLAFTDWFLGVSVMPYSMIRSVENCWYFGELFCKIHSSFDIVMSTASVLHLGLISVDRYLAICKPLQYRTSVTIHKVAVLIGITWLLSIAFGFGVVFSKVNVVGVEELFINPCTGTCIVFFNKQEGLLGAFLGFFIPYTVMMALYIKIFYIAKVQAKMINCSLQMTGAKRDKKNSTSEQREKKAAKTLGIVLGVFLLCWLPFDMVLIVDPFFNTSPVIFDALVWLAYFNSSCNPLIYGYFYPWFRRVFKIIITGNILKNGSSLLNIYAENK from the coding sequence ATGCTTAACTTGACAGGAGATCCTGCAGTAATGCAATACTGTTTCCCTCAACTGAAAGGATCCTGCCCACGAAGTCAAACAATGGTCCTCATCAAAGTTGCCATATATATATTCCTGGCTTTCATCATTCTGATGACTGTTTGTGGAAACCTACTGGTCATCATCTCCATCTCTCATTTCAGACAACTCCATTCTCCAACAAACCTCCTCATCCTCTCTTTAGCATTCACTGACTGGTTCTTGGGGGTTTCGGTTATGCCATATAGCATGATTAGATCTGTGGAAAACTGTTGGTATTTTGGAGAATTATTTTGTAAGATACACTCCAGTTTTGACATTGTGATGTCCACTGCATCTGTCTTGCACCTGGGTCTCATTTCTGTTGACAGATATTTGGCCATCTGTAAGCCTCTTCAGTATAGGACCTCAGTAACCATACACAAAGTAGCAGTCCTTATTGGAATCACCTGGTTGCTTTCCATTGCATTTGGGTTTGGGGTGGTTTTCTCGAAAGTTAATGTAGTTGGTGTGGAGGAGTTGTTCATAAACCCTTGCACAGGCAcctgtattgtattttttaataagCAAGAAGGGCTACTTGGTGCTTTTCTTGGTTTCTTCATTCCATACACAGTGATGATGGCCCTCTATATAAAGATTTTCTATATTGCAAAAGTACAAGCCAAAATGATCAACTGCAGCTTGCAAATGACTGGTGCCAAAcgagataaaaaaaacagcacatctgaacaaagagagaaaaaagctGCAAAGACACTTGGCATTGTACTGGGGGTCTTTCTGTTGTGCTGGCTTCCATTTGACATGGTGCTTATTGTGGATCCATTTTTCAATACTTCCCCTGTCATATTTGATGCTCTTGTTTGGTTGGCATACTTTAATTCTTCCTGTAACCCTCTAATTTATGGATACTTCTATCCCTGGTTCAGGAGGGTGTTTAAAATTATAATAACaggaaacattttaaagaatggCTCTTCTTTGCTCAACATTTATGCAGAGAACAAATGA